The DNA segment TATTCATTCTTTTTGCTATTTGACGATAATGACTTATTTTTTTGTTGTAGTATTGATTTATTGATTTTAGACCCTTACCATTCAGTATTATAGGTTTTACACCTACATTATTACTTATGGTTGCAAAGTTATCTAAACCAATATCAATACTAATTAACCTACCATTATCTTTTCTTGTTTCAGGAATTTCTATTTGATAAACTACTTCAATAACAATATGATTGTTTCTTGGTAGTATTCTAATTTGTTGCAGATTATCTACTTTTGTCTTTAATGTTAAACCATTAAACCCTTTAGGAAAAATTATTTTATTATCCTTTAATTTGCAGTCTTGACTTGTTAAAATCAATACATTCCTACCATTTTTAGGTAAGTATTTAGGTAGTTTTGGTCTTCCCGTATATTTTTCTTTATTTTTACTCCAATCTTTAATAGCTTTGAAAAAGGACTTCCAATTTTTATCTAATAATTTTAATGTTTGTTGGGCAGATTGTGCTGTTGGCATATTTCTGTAATCATTATCCATTCCTTCTTGTTTTAATAGCTTGTCCATTTGATTGTAGGAGATATATTTGCCTTCTTTACAAAATTTTTGCCTTATTTGATAGTTTGCAAAGTTGTATAGGTTCTTAGATTTAAAACAATATTCGTCTAACATTTGA comes from the Anaerobranca gottschalkii DSM 13577 genome and includes:
- a CDS encoding RNA-guided endonuclease InsQ/TnpB family protein → MKVNRVEKHIIYPKNPYYQMLDEYCFKSKNLYNFANYQIRQKFCKEGKYISYNQMDKLLKQEGMDNDYRNMPTAQSAQQTLKLLDKNWKSFFKAIKDWSKNKEKYTGRPKLPKYLPKNGRNVLILTSQDCKLKDNKIIFPKGFNGLTLKTKVDNLQQIRILPRNNHIVIEVVYQIEIPETRKDNGRLISIDIGLDNFATISNNVGVKPIILNGKGLKSINQYYNKKISHYRQIAKRMN